Genomic segment of Blastopirellula marina:
CGGCGACGTTGTGTTCGAGCCAGGTTCGGTTCAATTCGGCACGGTTGAAAAGGGAGAAGGTGGTGTCGCTAAGGTGCATGTCAGCCAGGCTGGCCGCAGCGATTGGACAATCACCGACGTTCGTAGTAACGATGACTTCCTCGGTGTTGAGATGCTGGAAACCAACCGTGGCGGCGGCCGTGTGGGTTACGACCTGACGGTGCGTTTGAAGGAAAACGCCCCGGTCGGATTCATCTCCAGTCAGTTGGCATTGATCACCAACGACGGTCGGGCACCTTCGATTCCCTTGAACGTCGAAGGTAAAGTCGAATCGCCGCTGAACGTCAGCCCAGGTGCCCTTCAGTTGGGCGAACTCAAGCCAGGTGAGTCGACCGAAAAGAAATTGATCGTGCGAGCTAATAAGCCATTCAAGATCACCGGAGTCAAGTGTGACAACGAGTGTTTCAAGTTCGCTGAACTGCCAAGCGAAGCCAAGAAAATGCACTTCCTGCCACTCACCTTCACCGCAGGCGTCGACGGTGGTAAGGTCGCTGAAAAGATCGTGATCGAGACCGATCTCGCTGGCGGCACCGAAGGTGAATCGGTCGCCACTGCTGTTGTTCTCGGTGGCAAGTCGGAAACCTAAGAACGACGGTTTCCGAATCTTTGAATCAAATAGGAAGGCCTGCGTTCCCTCTGAACGTAGGCCTTTTTTTATTGTTCGATACGTTCCAGTGCTAGGTCACGGGAACTTCCGTTTTGTTCGAAGCCAACGTCTTCTCAGGAAGAGGGGGCAGTGACTCCTCAAGCACGCCACGTACTCGCGGCCACATCAGAATCGCTTCAACAACCATCCAGGCCTGTAGTACCAAGACGCTGATACCGAGAATACTGAGCAGTGTTTTATGCTTGGCCAGGTAGCCATGCTCGTTGAAAAGGTTGTAGTACATCGCCCAAGCCGGGAAGATCAGCATGCCGATCATTGGAATCACCACAAACCAAATTGGCTGATTGCGACGCCAGAGGTAGAAGGCCGTGACCATCATCGCCAGACCCGCAAGAAGCTGATTCATCGCACCAAACAAGGGCCAAAGGATCTTGCCACCTGCTCCGGGAACGGGGCCAGCGAAAACGGCGATCGCCAGTGCGGAAATCACCGCTAAGCCTGTCGCAGTGTACTTGCCGGATAGCGCGCGAGTCACCGGCGTTGAGGCCAATAACTCTTGCAGGACGTAACGTTGCAAGCGTGTTGCCGTATCTAGCGTTGTCGCAGCAAAGTTCGCCACCAGGACGGCGATGATGCTGATCCCGACTTCCAGAGGAATGCCGATTGCCGTCAGGAAGTTGGCACCTCCTTCGACAAATGCCGCGACCAAGTCGGCCAGACCGAATGCGTCCCAGCCTTTCTGCATGTCATAGCGTGTCTCCCAGGCCGCACGACCCACGATCGGCAGTCCCTCGGCATCAGTAACTGCGGTATAAGCGAAGCCGCCATCTTCTAGTGGACTCCGTTCAAAGATCCCCATCCCAACGCCAGCACAGCAGGCCAGGATCACGATCACGGCGAGGCCACCTTCCAGCAGCATGGCACCATAACCGATGTACTGAGCGTCGGATTCCTTGGCGACTTGCTTGCTCGATGTGCCGCTACTCACCAGGCAGTGGAAGCCACTACAGGCACCACATGCAATCGTGATAAACAGGAACGGAAACAGAGGCGGCGTGCCTGCCGGAAGTTCATTCGCGACCGTCGGGGTCGCCACCATTAGATCAGCCGCACCGGTGACACTAGCCACCAGCAAGCCGATAAACAACAAACCAAGCGCGACCAATAGTTGGTGGCTGTTCACATAGTCACGTGGTTGCAGCAGCAGCCAAACCGGTAAAACCGACGCGACGAAGCAGTAAGCAAGCAAGATCACGGTCCAAATGACCAAGGCACTGAGGTAAGGGCTCTGGGCCAGTTCGCCGCCGAGAACATTCTGCAAAATTGCCGCGAGATCGATCGGTAGGTAGTAAACACCAACGAGGATCGAGGCGTAAACAATCACCAGGGCAACCAATGAAGGGACCAGCAAGTGGGCGTCCTTCTTTCGTGCGTACAGCCCCAGCGCGATCGCGATCGGCATGCTGATCCATACGGGTAAAACCGTTTGTGGGTATTGAGCAAAGATTACTGCGACCACTAAGCCGAAAATGGCCAGCACCACCATCAACGCTGAAGCGAGAACCAGCAAAAAAAGGTACTTTGCTCGCTTGTTGATCATGCGACCTGCGATTTCACCAACCGTTTGGCCACGATTTCGTAGCGAAACGATGAGCGAGCCCAAATCGTGGACCGCTCCGACGAAGATCGAACCAAAGACCACCCACAGCAGGGCAGGCAACCAGCCCCAGAACACGGCGAGCGCGGGGCCGACGATTGGCCCCGTACCTGCGATGCTCGTGAAATGATGGCCGAATACAATTTGGCGGTCTGTGGGGACGAAATCGATATCGTCTTGCAGCTGTCTACTGGGAACTTCGCGCTCGTCGTCTAGGTTGAAAATCTTCTTCGATAGCCAACGCCCATAGGTGTGATAGGCAACGATGAAACCAACAAACGAAAGGACCGCAACAATTAAGGTCGACATAAGCGAAAATGCTTGTCACGGCGTCGGAGGCCGTGCATCCAAGGGGAGAAGGAGACATGAGGGAGGGGGTCGGATGCGGGGATAGTGGGCATTCCCGCCTCTCCCTATAATGATGAATTCTCCCAGCGGGGTGAATAGCTTGGTTAAAAACTGAGAAGAATTTTTTTTCGGAACGAGACGACCCACACCGACTCGCTGCGATTTCATAAGGATTAGATTGATCGTGTCAGACAAGACTGAAAACGTCATTATCGTCGGAAGTGGACCTGCTGGATGGACGGCTGCAATCTATGCAGCGCGTGCGAATCTAAATCCGTTGTTATATGAGGGCGCTGCCCTGCAAGAGCATTACGACCTGGGCCGCGGTCCGTTAGGGCAATTGGCCATGACGACCGAAGTCGAGAACTTCCCTGGTTTCCCGGCGGGCGACTTGAGCGGTTATCTCGATAATGCGATCGACGATAGCCTCCGCCAGTACATGGCTCCGCACCAGAAGCACGGTGTTAGCGGCCCAGAACTGATGGAACTGATGCGTCAACAAGCGAAGAACTTTGGGACACGAGTGGTGACCGACGATATCGTCGAAGTTGACTTCTCCACCAGTCCCTTCAAGTTGAAACCACGTGAAGGGGAACAGTGGCTTCAAGCTCGTTCGGTGATCATCGCCACTGGAGCACGGGCCAATTACCTCGGTCTGGAGTCGGAAAACATCTACAAAAACCGTGGAGTGAGTGCCTGTGCGGTGTGCGATGGTGCTTTGCCTCGGTTCCGCAACAAGCCATGTGTCGTGGTGGGCGGTGGTGACTCGGCCATCGAAGAAGCTGACTACCTCAGCAAATACAGTTCGGTCGTGTACTTGGTCCATCGTCGCGACAAGTTCCGAGCCTCACAGGCGATGGTCGATCGGATCATGGCTAACAAGAAGGTCGAAATCGTCTGGAACCATGTCGTGACCGAAGTTCTCGGTGACGATCAGAATGGCGTCACCGGCGTAAAGCTTGATAGCACCGTGGATGATTCCAAGAAGGAACTGGAGACAAGCGGCTTCTTCCTGGCGATCGGACATACGCCCAACACAGATTTCCTGAAAGGGAAGTTGGATATGAACGATGCTGGCTATTTGAAGTGGACGGTTCCGTTCCGCACCAATACCAGCGTGGAAGGGGTATTTGCCGCAGGCGACGTCGCTGACGACTATTACCGTCAGGCAATTACTGCGGCCGGAACCGGCTGTATGTCTGCTTTGGATGCCGAACGATGGTTGGCCTCTCAGGGCTTGCATTAAGCCAAAAATGCAACCATCATTAGATGCACTGAGAACCTTGCTGGTTCGATTTGCACACTGAAACAGCAAAGCAAGGGGAACTATGACAGTTCCCCTTCTTCATGGTCCCACCTCTCCATCATCCCCTTATCTACGCCAAATCTAGGCGAAGGATTCGCTATGTCGGAAACCACAACCAAAGTCGAAACAGATCGCGAGATTCTGGAAGAGGCTCAAGCAAAAGGCCCTGGAGCGACGCTTGGTGCTTGGGTTCGCTTGTCCGGGCCTGGCTGGATTCAAAGCGCAATTACGCTGGGTGGTGGTTCCCTTTCCGGGGCTGTATTTCTCGGGATCTTGGGTGGTTTCAATCTACTTTGGCTGCAACTGGTTGCCATTGTGATGGGCGTGGTGATGCTCTCGGCGATCAGCTATGTCACGCTTTCGACTGGCAAGCGTCCCTTCCGCGAAATCAATTCGCACATCAATCCGGTGCTGGGTTGGGGCTGGGTGCTGGCAACCGTTGCGGCGAACATGATCTTCCTGATGCCGCAGTTCGGGCTCTGCTATGGCGTGCTCAATAAGAATATGGGGCTCTTTACCGATGGCCTCACTTCGCAGATTGTCGTCTCGGCACTCTTGTTCGTGGCCGGTGGGGCGATGGTTGTTTTAAACATGCGACCTGGTTTGCCATCGAAAATCTTCGATATCTTGCTGAAAGCGATCATCGGCATGATCGTGCTCTGCTTCTTTGGCGTGGTAATCAAGTTGGCCATGTCCGATGCTTTTTCCTGGTCGGACGTCTTCCAAGGTTTCATTCCTGATTTATCTGGTTGGAGCAAACCGACGGGGCAACTCGCTGAAATCGCGGCTCAAGTTGCCGAACCATATCGTAATTTTTGGACGGACAAGATCGTGGCCGACCAACGTGCCGCGATGATTGGTGCGGCTGCCACGGCCGTCGGTATCAACATGACTTTCATGATGCCGTACTCGATGTTGGCTCGCGGGTGGGATCGTCCGTTCCGCGGCTTGGCACGCTTCGACCTTTGTACTGGTATGGCGATTCCTTACATCTTGGTGACCAGTTGCGTGGTGATTGCTGCGTCGTCCGCTTTCCATGCAAATCCTGGCGAAGACTTTCTCTCGAATGATCCCGCTGTAATGGCGACAAGCCCTATCTACGGTGGAGCTGAAAAGTTACTCGCAACGCGCGTTCTGATGGACAAGGAGCAGCCGTTGGATATTCCTGATGCTTACTTGGAAGGGGCGAAGTCAGAAACGGGCGACATCGACAACGGCAAACTGATTGCGAACATGCTGGCTTCGGGCGAAAAGTATCCGCCACTGCTCGATCGGATGGCCAAACTCTCGAAAGAGGAGAAGACGCTCGCAGCATCGCTCGTCAAACGTAACGAAGCGGTCCTCGCCGACTCACTGAAGCCACTCTTGGGTGAGTTTCTATCGAAGTGGATCTTCGGACTGGGCGTGTTTGGAATGGGCTTTTCGACGATTGTGATCTTGATGATGATCAACGGATATGCTTTCACCGAAATGGCCAATGTAAAACCGAACGGAGTTGTGCACATCATCGGTTGTGCTTTGGCAGGGCTTTCGGGAGCTTCCTGGTTTATCGTCTGGAATGGAGACGCGAAGACTTGGCTTAGTATTTTGGCGTCGAGCTTTGCGGGAATGTTCCTCCCGATTGCCTACGTGACGTTTTTCATGATGATGAATAGCACCCGAATTCTCGGGAAAGACAAGCCAACGGGAATTAGTTGGCTAATCTGGAATGTGCTGATGCTCGTATCGGTTGTGGGGGCCATTGCTGCCTCCAGTGTGGCTATTTACGACAAGGTGACTGGAGCGGGTACACCGCTTCCGTTGAAGTACACCGTCTTGACCGTTGTGGTCGGCTATCTGATCCTGTTTGTAGGCGGATTCTTCTTCCGATCGCCTCACGACGAGGCTGCGGCGGAAGAAGGAGTCGCTGACGCGTCGTAATTCAGATCACTCCTAGCGATCCCTGTTCATACAAAAGTCCAGGGATCGCGACGGATGTAATTCGATAAACAGGGAAGGTCCCATGCAGAAACGGTCCGTTCTGGAAGCTCGTGGTGCGGAGACAATTGGTCAGCAAGTTTGCCTTGAGGGTTGGGTCCGTACCCGTCGCGATTCCAAGGGAGGCTTCAGCTTTATCGAATTGAACGATGGAAGCTGCCTGGCCAATATTCAGGTTATCGCCGACGATAAGTTGCCCAACTACGAGAACGAGATTAAACACCTCACGCCTGGGTGCTCGATTCGTGTGGTTGGTGAGGTCAAAGAATCGCAAGGCAAGGGCCAATCGACCGAAGTTCAAGCTGCGGAAGTATTTCTCTACGGAACGGCGGATGCGGAAACGTATCCGCTGCAGAAGAAACGGCATACCTTCGAGAAGCTCAGGGAATGGGCTCACCTGCGAACTCGCTCGAACACGTTTGGATCGGTGTTTCGTGTTCGGAATCGGGTCTCGTTCTCGATTCACCAGTTCTTTCAGGAACGGGGTTTTCTGTACGTCAACACGCCAATCATTACCGCCTCGGACTGCGAAGGGGCTGGTGAGATGTTTCGGGTGACGACGCTTGACGTCCAAGAACCACCGAAGGTCAACGGTAAGGTCGACTTCAGCAAGGACTTCTTCGCGCGACCCGCGTTTCTGACGGTGAGTGGCCAGTTGGAAGGAGAGATCTTTGCTACCTCGTTGGGCAGAGTATACACCTTCGGTCCTACTTTCCGCGCGGAAAACTCGAACACCTCGCGTCACTTGGCGGAGTTCTGGATGGTGGAGCCAGAGATCGCGTTCGCGGATCTCGAAGCCAACATGGAAGTAGCGGAAGCATTCCTTAAGCGAATCTTCACCGACGTGATGAACGATTGCGCCGACGATATGGCGTTCTTCAACGAACGAATCGAGCCAGGCATCCTCGATACCTTACAAGGCATCGTCGAGACCGAGTTCCTACGATGCAGTTACACCGATGCCGTCGAGATCTTGCAAAAGTCCGGGCATCAATTTGAATACCCAGTGAGTTGGGGAATGGATCTTCAGTCGGAGCATGAACGGTACCTGACCGAGCAGCATTTCAAGCGGCCAGTCATCCTGCACGATTATCCGCGTTCGATTAAACCGTTCTATATGCGGTGCAATGAAGACGGGAAAACGGTCCGCGCGATGGATGTGCTCGTCCCGAAAGTGGGCGAAATCATTGGTGGCAGCCAGCGGGAAGAGCGGCTCGATGTGCTCGAAAGTCGCATGGCTGAGCAAGGATTGA
This window contains:
- a CDS encoding DUF1573 domain-containing protein, producing MYRKLWLAVCLVPMFATLGMSQDWANKMFKVRTHDFGNVAKGAKVFYEFELQNIYEEDVHIASVRSSCGCTSPSIKNDTLKTWDKGAIVAKLNTDSFLGHKSATVTVTIDKPFYAEVQLNVSTNIRGDVVFEPGSVQFGTVEKGEGGVAKVHVSQAGRSDWTITDVRSNDDFLGVEMLETNRGGGRVGYDLTVRLKENAPVGFISSQLALITNDGRAPSIPLNVEGKVESPLNVSPGALQLGELKPGESTEKKLIVRANKPFKITGVKCDNECFKFAELPSEAKKMHFLPLTFTAGVDGGKVAEKIVIETDLAGGTEGESVATAVVLGGKSET
- a CDS encoding carbon starvation protein A, giving the protein MSTLIVAVLSFVGFIVAYHTYGRWLSKKIFNLDDEREVPSRQLQDDIDFVPTDRQIVFGHHFTSIAGTGPIVGPALAVFWGWLPALLWVVFGSIFVGAVHDLGSLIVSLRNRGQTVGEIAGRMINKRAKYLFLLVLASALMVVLAIFGLVVAVIFAQYPQTVLPVWISMPIAIALGLYARKKDAHLLVPSLVALVIVYASILVGVYYLPIDLAAILQNVLGGELAQSPYLSALVIWTVILLAYCFVASVLPVWLLLQPRDYVNSHQLLVALGLLFIGLLVASVTGAADLMVATPTVANELPAGTPPLFPFLFITIACGACSGFHCLVSSGTSSKQVAKESDAQYIGYGAMLLEGGLAVIVILACCAGVGMGIFERSPLEDGGFAYTAVTDAEGLPIVGRAAWETRYDMQKGWDAFGLADLVAAFVEGGANFLTAIGIPLEVGISIIAVLVANFAATTLDTATRLQRYVLQELLASTPVTRALSGKYTATGLAVISALAIAVFAGPVPGAGGKILWPLFGAMNQLLAGLAMMVTAFYLWRRNQPIWFVVIPMIGMLIFPAWAMYYNLFNEHGYLAKHKTLLSILGISVLVLQAWMVVEAILMWPRVRGVLEESLPPLPEKTLASNKTEVPVT
- a CDS encoding NAD(P)/FAD-dependent oxidoreductase, which encodes MIVSDKTENVIIVGSGPAGWTAAIYAARANLNPLLYEGAALQEHYDLGRGPLGQLAMTTEVENFPGFPAGDLSGYLDNAIDDSLRQYMAPHQKHGVSGPELMELMRQQAKNFGTRVVTDDIVEVDFSTSPFKLKPREGEQWLQARSVIIATGARANYLGLESENIYKNRGVSACAVCDGALPRFRNKPCVVVGGGDSAIEEADYLSKYSSVVYLVHRRDKFRASQAMVDRIMANKKVEIVWNHVVTEVLGDDQNGVTGVKLDSTVDDSKKELETSGFFLAIGHTPNTDFLKGKLDMNDAGYLKWTVPFRTNTSVEGVFAAGDVADDYYRQAITAAGTGCMSALDAERWLASQGLH
- a CDS encoding divalent metal cation transporter; this encodes MSETTTKVETDREILEEAQAKGPGATLGAWVRLSGPGWIQSAITLGGGSLSGAVFLGILGGFNLLWLQLVAIVMGVVMLSAISYVTLSTGKRPFREINSHINPVLGWGWVLATVAANMIFLMPQFGLCYGVLNKNMGLFTDGLTSQIVVSALLFVAGGAMVVLNMRPGLPSKIFDILLKAIIGMIVLCFFGVVIKLAMSDAFSWSDVFQGFIPDLSGWSKPTGQLAEIAAQVAEPYRNFWTDKIVADQRAAMIGAAATAVGINMTFMMPYSMLARGWDRPFRGLARFDLCTGMAIPYILVTSCVVIAASSAFHANPGEDFLSNDPAVMATSPIYGGAEKLLATRVLMDKEQPLDIPDAYLEGAKSETGDIDNGKLIANMLASGEKYPPLLDRMAKLSKEEKTLAASLVKRNEAVLADSLKPLLGEFLSKWIFGLGVFGMGFSTIVILMMINGYAFTEMANVKPNGVVHIIGCALAGLSGASWFIVWNGDAKTWLSILASSFAGMFLPIAYVTFFMMMNSTRILGKDKPTGISWLIWNVLMLVSVVGAIAASSVAIYDKVTGAGTPLPLKYTVLTVVVGYLILFVGGFFFRSPHDEAAAEEGVADAS
- the asnS gene encoding asparagine--tRNA ligase, giving the protein MQKRSVLEARGAETIGQQVCLEGWVRTRRDSKGGFSFIELNDGSCLANIQVIADDKLPNYENEIKHLTPGCSIRVVGEVKESQGKGQSTEVQAAEVFLYGTADAETYPLQKKRHTFEKLREWAHLRTRSNTFGSVFRVRNRVSFSIHQFFQERGFLYVNTPIITASDCEGAGEMFRVTTLDVQEPPKVNGKVDFSKDFFARPAFLTVSGQLEGEIFATSLGRVYTFGPTFRAENSNTSRHLAEFWMVEPEIAFADLEANMEVAEAFLKRIFTDVMNDCADDMAFFNERIEPGILDTLQGIVETEFLRCSYTDAVEILQKSGHQFEYPVSWGMDLQSEHERYLTEQHFKRPVILHDYPRSIKPFYMRCNEDGKTVRAMDVLVPKVGEIIGGSQREERLDVLESRMAEQGLNAQDYWWYLDLRRYGTVPHSGFGLGLERVLQFITGMGNIRDVIPFPRTPGWAEF